The nucleotide sequence tgagatgAATAAGGTGGTTTAATGGGGCCAGTCTTATAGTGTTCTAACTCAATAATATTGTCATGACTGTAATATGAATGAGATTGATATATTGAAGaagcattttttttatttttcgtgTACTATAAGTTATACCAACTACGACATTTTGATATATacatcttctctctttttttcacaTGGCAGCATTCTGTATTAGGaaacattaatatataagattgtgTTTATAAAACTCGTATAAGGTCCGTATGTTATATAGGTCCGTTTGAAACATTAATAATATAGGTCCAATCTGAAATTGAAAACTATAAGCCAATTTGTCCGTTTATAAAACAcgtatgattttatatatatagactaaAACATATGTGATTTTATATGGACTAAAAGAGAATTAATTATGGTTAGAGTAATATATGGAAAGAGAATAAATTATGGTTAGAGTAATATATGGTAACATAGATAGCAGGCGAAATAATAAGTAGACCAATATACTATTAGTTAAATGAAAGGGTGCAGTAACCTTGTAAAAGTAGATTTTTCAAGActgcttcccttttaatagaatagattgatatgttttatgattttgttatatttacAATTAGAGATGTTAATTGTTGAGCAAAGCTTGAAGAggtttattcattttaaattctcaatatttttctttgttattttcAATCTTTTACTTCATTAATTCACTCATGTGTGCAAAATAAAAGTGTGATCttaaattcattttaaatatgATCTTAGAAAACACTCATTAACCCACTCAACAGATCGTGTACATGTTCTTTGCTGCTAATTTTTGGAGTTTCTCTTTGAATTGGGCCGAGCTGTGTGCACACATATCAATTCAAAATGCAAACTTGCATTACCaacttacaattttttaaaaacgcaaataacaaataaagtatgatcttagaaaacaaattataacaatttttcaaCGTTAAAtgttaaatgtaaaaaaataaaatttacaatatgatcttagaaaacaaattatatttattagatttaatttaaagtaactttaaattttttataaaattataacaatttttcaaCGTTAAAtgttaaatgtaaaaaaataaaatttacaatatgatcttagaaaacaaattatatttattagatttaatttaaagtaactttaaattttttataaaattaaaatgcattttaatgtaaataattttattgtaaatttacCCGTCCGTAGGGCGGGCTAACTCCTAGTATTAAGATATTTTAGGGGATAAAGTTCGGAATCGGTAGTtacatttttagtattttcatacATTATAAGATAATAggccaacaatttttttttgcttatggaCGCTTAATTATCTGGGCCATATCTGCATCCAAATTATAAATCCCCGTTGCTGCCAAACCAGAtaagttaaaaaatttaatgcATTAGCAAAACCCAAAAAGGTATAGCTGGCCTTAATTCAACTTACCTTACTTGAATATGTGCCTTTAACCCAATTCATTGGCTGCTAAATTTCTACAATTTCTTTGTGACGAGCATAAAATACCTTCGACATTTAAGAGAGATCTAGTGGTAGGTTTTATGACAAGAAAACAAATCTTTATTGTAAAATACAACTAGTGATAAGAGGGAAAAATGTAGAATTACATAAACAAGATTGAAGGAAAAAGGCTTGCTTGCTAGCTATGCTtcataatattatatacaaGCACTTTTCTCCTAAACTTTTCACATATTTACAAACACAGAATATGAAGATCAGTTTACAACTGAAAAACCTTTTGAAACGTCTTCATCTTTTATCCCTCAAAATCTTCAATAGCTGTGACTTTAGAGGAATTGAGTTTCCACGAATCTTTGCTAACTTTCAATGGAATCATCATTGGACTACTAAAATCTCCGAAGTTAAACCCACTTTCTTCATTTTCCTTGGTACACAAGTCACCTGGAGGCAAGAAGAAATCGGAAGACAAACCCTTCACATTAAACCCCACTTCTTCAATCTCCCAACTCTCTTCCATTGTAGTCTTTGAATGACTCTCTAAGCTCTCATCAAGCCTCAATAACGATACTTGTGTCTTTCCTCTGTGAGCAATCTGAATCCCATCAACGCTCTTATAATCTTGGATCATTGTCTCAGAAGTAGTTTCCCATAGGACCACATCTTCTTCATCAAGACCAATCTTGATCCGCACGAGATAAGTGTCCTCTAGCTGGACCAAAAGTCCTGTTCTTTGACTAAAACAGCCCCATACGGTATGCTTTACTGTCTCCATACCGTTCTTGCTTCTTGATTTCAGCCCTGAAGTCTGTGTCTCGAGCTTAAGCACGAAGCATTCTTCATCGTTAACCACCTTTTCTCCCACGCAAACCGATCCAGCAAACATATTTGCTGTGGTTTTAGGATCAAGCCCTTGAAGAAACCTTCTGAGAGGCCCAGAAGGTTCATTAGAATGTGCGAGCCAAGGACTTTGCTTCCAAGCTACGTTACCATCACAACCAGCACTGACTTTACAACCGGAAACCACAAGCTCTAAACTCCATTGTCTCGATCCTTTCTTCCATAACACGAAACCGCCCATCTCTCCTCCGTTTCCGTTGTTGAGATTTTTGATcctcaccatcttcttcttcctctttccaATTAGGGGTTTCGCTGCACAGAACTCGGTCACTCCCATTTTAACCTTTCCCATGGCATACATACTCTCTACTCTATCCAATGCTAGATCTCCTCCAGATGCTGCAGTGTATTGCTTTACTATGTACTTCGCCATGGCTGCTTCCTATTATAACCCAAAACAGAGCAAACATATGAGAAAACTTGTCGGTCAAGTAACCTTTTTTATTTATGCATTTACATGtatgaatataaaacaatttggGAAAATATATGAAGGAAAATTTCCTATAGCACAAAATATTATGACAAAATAgtacataaagaaaaaaatacctaaaataacattttaagaGTAAAATGACTAAATtactataaacatttttaaccTAGTCTCACCCTCATATACTAAATCTAAATCGTAAACTCTAATCACTAgatccaaaccaaaataaaataaaaaaagtctcttttaagtttttaattaatgatatttcggaattcttttttttttgttatttttggaaCAGAAATGTGTTTTAATGCTACGTGAGACTATTTATGAGGATATAATTTTCCCTAAAAATCGGTAAAataagtatatttatttatttacttacgATAGATTGATTTTTGATGAGTTTGGGCATGGGATGGTCAAGAACATCATGATCGGAAGAGAAAGGAAGAGGGATCAACGGAGCTCCGACGATTCCAAGAAGCATCTGAATCTGAGCGTCATGGCCACCGAAAAGAGTGGAGAGGCTGCTATTGTTATCCGGCGATGACCTGAGAAAACTAGTCTTGACACTTCTCCAAGAGCCGGTCTTGTTGTTCTCGGAACAAAATAACTCCTCCGGCATCGGAACTTCCAACACTGTCTCTAAACCGTCTTCTCTGTCAAAATTAGGACAAAGCGTTCTCATCTTTTAGTCTTGTGTTGAAGTTGAATATAATCGAATAAATGttggttacaaaaatatatggAGACGAAAGGGTTCAAAATATTATGAGAGATTGAATGGTGTAAGCTAATGAGTTGGCgatttatatatagagaaatagaGATGACCAACCGACCGAAGCCGATCTGAAACTATTTGTGTATTGTCGTGTTCGCACGCTTCATGTCTCCCTTTGTTCTATCTAATAACAATTGAATATTAGTATAAGTCTCTTTaccaaaaataagtaatataaatttccagtaaaagaaatagaaacacaTTTTCTTTTTGTCGCCGAGGAAAAAATACATTTGAAGTTTTTTGTCCTTGCCGCTTAACAATTTATTCTTGAATAAAAAGGTTATAAGTTATACTGAGCTTTTTTCtccaaaaagaagaagttatatTAAGCTT is from Brassica napus cultivar Da-Ae chromosome A4, Da-Ae, whole genome shotgun sequence and encodes:
- the LOC106449222 gene encoding uncharacterized protein LOC106449222, which gives rise to MRTLCPNFDREDGLETVLEVPMPEELFCSENNKTGSWRSVKTSFLRSSPDNNSSLSTLFGGHDAQIQMLLGIVGAPLIPLPFSSDHDVLDHPMPKLIKNQSIEAAMAKYIVKQYTAASGGDLALDRVESMYAMGKVKMGVTEFCAAKPLIGKRKKKMVRIKNLNNGNGGEMGGFVLWKKGSRQWSLELVVSGCKVSAGCDGNVAWKQSPWLAHSNEPSGPLRRFLQGLDPKTTANMFAGSVCVGEKVVNDEECFVLKLETQTSGLKSRSKNGMETVKHTVWGCFSQRTGLLVQLEDTYLVRIKIGLDEEDVVLWETTSETMIQDYKSVDGIQIAHRGKTQVSLLRLDESLESHSKTTMEESWEIEEVGFNVKGLSSDFFLPPGDLCTKENEESGFNFGDFSSPMMIPLKVSKDSWKLNSSKVTAIEDFEG